One genomic region from Podarcis raffonei isolate rPodRaf1 chromosome 16, rPodRaf1.pri, whole genome shotgun sequence encodes:
- the LOC128403823 gene encoding scale keratin-like has protein sequence MASGGGYNQCYAQCPASTVTIQPPPFVLNIPGPALYCPDQPLAIEQYNPCARGGYGGGYGGASALYANDFSNFYTRALPSSNYSYTSYRY, from the coding sequence ATGGCCAGTGGTGGTGGATACAACCAGTGCTATGCCCAGTGTCCTGCATCTACAGTGACCATCCAGCCACCCCCTTTCGTCCTGAACATCCCAGGGCCTGCACTCTACTGCCCAGACCAGCCTCTAGCCATTGAGCAGTACAACCCCTGTGCCCGAGGTGGCTATGGAGGTGGCTATGGTGGTGCCAGCGCTCTGTATGCCAACGACTTCTCCAACTTCTACACTCGGGCCCTGCCAAGCAGCAACTACAGCTACACCAGCTATCGGTATTAA